The segment GGGTTCGAAGGAATGTGCACGTGGAAGTGACATCGCTGCAGTTCGTCGTTGGTCAGGCCGGCGTGTTCGCGACCGAACACCAGGGCGATTTCCTCACCGACGGCGGCGCGCTCGACGGCCTTGACCGCGCACTCGCGCGGGTCGAGCAGCGGCCAGGGGATGCTGCGCTCGCGGGCGCTGGTGCCGATCGCCAGGCTGCAGCCGGCCAGCGCCTGCTCCAGGCTGTCGACCACCACGGCGCCGTCCAGCACGTCGTCCGCCCCCGAGGCGCGGGCCGAGGCATCGGCGGCAGGGAAATCCAGTGGCTGGACCAGCACCAGGCGCGACAGGCCCATGTTTTTCATGGCACGCGCAGCGCCGCCGATGTTACCGGGGTGGCTGGTATTGACCAGAAC is part of the Pseudomonas fakonensis genome and harbors:
- the trmJ gene encoding tRNA (cytosine(32)/uridine(32)-2'-O)-methyltransferase TrmJ gives rise to the protein MLQNIRVVLVNTSHPGNIGGAARAMKNMGLSRLVLVQPLDFPAADASARASGADDVLDGAVVVDSLEQALAGCSLAIGTSARERSIPWPLLDPRECAVKAVERAAVGEEIALVFGREHAGLTNDELQRCHFHVHIPSNPDFSSLNLAAAVQVLAYEVRMAWLAGQGEPSKVEKDNACELATLDEMERFYGHLEQTLVGIGFLDPEKPKHLMARLRRLYGRSSVERTEMSILRGILTETQKVARGEPHKRKD